One window from the genome of Gimesia aquarii encodes:
- a CDS encoding carbon storage regulator: protein MLVLSRKTNESIQIGNHINITVLETRKGAVRIGISAPPEVPISRPERAKQTVTQEMTLHDGTRENSQFSLSFCGTIS, encoded by the coding sequence ATGTTGGTTTTATCCCGCAAAACTAATGAGTCCATTCAAATTGGAAATCACATTAATATTACGGTTTTAGAAACGCGAAAAGGTGCTGTCCGAATTGGAATCTCGGCACCACCAGAAGTCCCCATTTCCCGCCCAGAACGTGCGAAACAAACCGTGACTCAGGAAATGACACTACACGATGGAACAAGGGAAAATTCTCAATTCTCACTTTCCTTTTGCGGAACGATTTCCTGA
- a CDS encoding rhomboid family intramembrane serine protease, translating into MRKIGSLESGQQANMFRDYLLTKGIDVTVESTSDQWTVWVYDEDHVEQSKSELDEFLKNTSAEKYQGVSQQAESIREEKIKKVRENQSRQVDVRETWNRPFTSRCPVTSLLIGISVVVFLFMQSDESKTQVRQALSICSFQVSGNMISYDKRLVDVREGEVWRLVTPIFIHFSIMHIVFNCIMTYQLGGAIEANRGSGRLLLLVLLTAIPSNLAQFYWSGPSFGGLSGVVYGMFGYMWMKSKFDPQSYFFVPPNMVFILIGWFFLCMTGFVGPVANMAHGFGLGTGMAIGVATTFLKQAGKSR; encoded by the coding sequence ATGAGAAAAATTGGCTCGCTCGAATCAGGGCAGCAGGCAAATATGTTTAGAGACTATTTGCTAACAAAGGGAATCGATGTCACTGTTGAGTCGACCTCTGATCAATGGACTGTCTGGGTATACGATGAAGATCATGTGGAACAGTCTAAATCAGAATTAGATGAATTCTTAAAGAACACATCAGCGGAAAAATATCAGGGAGTTTCTCAACAGGCGGAATCGATTCGTGAAGAAAAAATCAAAAAAGTGCGCGAGAACCAAAGTCGTCAAGTCGACGTTCGCGAAACCTGGAATCGTCCCTTTACGAGCCGTTGTCCTGTGACTTCGTTGTTAATTGGTATCAGTGTGGTCGTGTTTCTTTTCATGCAATCCGATGAATCTAAGACTCAAGTCAGGCAGGCATTGAGTATTTGTTCCTTTCAAGTTTCAGGTAATATGATCAGCTATGACAAACGTCTGGTTGACGTCCGGGAAGGTGAAGTCTGGCGGTTGGTAACACCCATCTTCATTCACTTCTCGATTATGCACATTGTGTTCAACTGCATCATGACTTATCAATTGGGAGGTGCCATTGAAGCCAATCGTGGGAGCGGTCGGCTACTATTATTAGTGTTATTAACGGCAATTCCTTCTAATCTGGCACAGTTTTATTGGAGCGGTCCCAGTTTTGGAGGCCTCTCGGGGGTTGTGTATGGAATGTTTGGGTATATGTGGATGAAAAGTAAATTTGATCCGCAATCGTATTTCTTTGTGCCACCCAACATGGTTTTTATTCTGATCGGATGGTTTTTTCTCTGCATGACTGGTTTTGTTGGACCGGTTGCAAATATGGCTCATGGATTTGGATTGGGAACTGGTATGGCAATCGGTGTCGCAACGACATTTTTAAAACAAGCTGGTAAATCGAGATGA
- a CDS encoding transglutaminase family protein: protein MVKRQSPIEQLNHRRGGIVLSGLYVLLLTQVVFAAETNSEQPVVAKRPAIGTSTSSQEMTAEQIAEYAKESVAAVSFAGRDGKQAGLGTGFVIAAEGLIATNLHVIGEARPISVQFLNGKQYDVKEVYATDRQMDLAVLKIEAKDLPPLPLAEPDSLKQGAAVVALGNPQGLRYSVVKGVNSGTREIEGKPMIQLAIPIEPGNSGGPVLDSLGRVQGIVTLKSAVTRNLGYAVNISALKVLLEKPNPVPINRWLTIGTLDEQHWKPLFGSRWRQRAGRIMVDGFGTGLGSRSLCVSQEDLPELPYEIAVEVKLDDESGAAGLIFYSDEKTKHYGFYPSNKNLRISRFDGADVFSWNVLEQKKSPYYREGEWNHLKVRLEADRTLCFINDQQVFEIKDRQYQTGKVGLAKFRNTIATFRGFQVASRIEPYRPSKETAQKIQDLTEDLRVDRPPLDELIEKVVKETDEKRAQQALQERARLLKRQAERLQQLAQSIHERVVRNELAKLFVGKKEADIDLLSAALLVARLDNSEVELKSYLNQVAGMVAEVQNSLPENANQQIKLDALNRYLFLETGFHGSRTNYYNKSNSYINETIDDREGLPITLAILYMEMGRRLGINIEGVGLPGHFVVRVDSQEEKTQLIDVFEGGKQLSDEAAKIMILNANQGQFEAEFLKAQTKKDIIKRMLRNLLNLARDSEDIPSMLRYVETMIAIDDDLLQERWLRAVLRYQTGRITEAIVDADYLLEKSPEGFDLRRIHEFRSFLTTVKQPE from the coding sequence ATGGTCAAACGTCAAAGTCCGATTGAGCAACTCAATCACAGACGAGGTGGGATTGTGTTGTCTGGTTTGTACGTTTTGTTATTGACGCAAGTCGTCTTTGCTGCAGAAACTAATTCTGAACAACCGGTTGTTGCTAAGCGTCCTGCGATCGGTACATCAACCTCCTCTCAGGAAATGACTGCCGAGCAAATCGCTGAATATGCAAAAGAATCCGTAGCCGCTGTCTCTTTTGCTGGACGAGATGGAAAACAGGCAGGACTGGGGACCGGTTTTGTGATTGCAGCAGAGGGACTCATCGCTACGAATTTGCACGTGATTGGTGAAGCGCGGCCAATTTCCGTGCAATTTTTAAATGGGAAACAATACGACGTGAAAGAGGTTTATGCCACTGATCGTCAGATGGATTTGGCTGTGTTGAAAATAGAGGCCAAAGATCTGCCCCCACTTCCCTTAGCAGAACCCGATTCCTTAAAACAGGGAGCCGCAGTCGTCGCACTCGGTAACCCACAAGGGCTACGTTACAGTGTTGTGAAAGGTGTGAATTCAGGGACGAGGGAAATTGAGGGAAAGCCAATGATCCAACTGGCGATTCCCATCGAACCGGGCAACAGCGGAGGTCCCGTCCTGGACTCTTTAGGCCGTGTTCAGGGCATTGTTACGTTGAAATCAGCGGTGACTCGAAACTTAGGTTATGCCGTCAATATCAGCGCGCTCAAAGTACTGTTAGAGAAACCAAACCCTGTTCCCATCAATCGTTGGTTAACCATTGGGACATTGGATGAACAGCATTGGAAGCCTTTGTTTGGATCGCGTTGGCGTCAGCGAGCGGGGCGCATTATGGTTGATGGTTTTGGCACTGGGTTAGGTAGCCGCTCATTATGTGTTTCACAGGAAGACTTACCAGAACTGCCTTATGAAATTGCAGTCGAAGTGAAGCTGGATGATGAATCGGGAGCGGCTGGTCTCATTTTTTATTCTGATGAAAAAACGAAGCATTATGGATTTTATCCGAGTAATAAAAATTTACGAATTAGTCGTTTTGATGGTGCGGATGTCTTCTCCTGGAATGTTCTCGAACAAAAAAAGAGTCCTTACTATCGTGAAGGAGAATGGAACCATCTAAAAGTCAGGCTAGAGGCAGATCGTACATTATGTTTCATCAATGATCAGCAGGTATTTGAAATCAAAGACCGACAGTATCAAACAGGAAAAGTCGGCCTTGCGAAATTCCGGAATACGATTGCGACATTTCGAGGATTTCAAGTCGCATCTCGGATTGAACCGTATCGCCCTTCTAAAGAGACGGCACAAAAAATTCAAGATCTGACGGAAGACCTCAGAGTCGATCGTCCCCCTTTGGATGAACTCATCGAGAAGGTTGTGAAAGAGACAGACGAAAAACGTGCACAACAAGCACTGCAGGAGAGGGCTCGGTTGCTCAAAAGGCAGGCAGAGCGTCTACAGCAGCTAGCGCAGTCCATCCATGAACGCGTTGTACGAAATGAACTCGCAAAACTATTTGTCGGAAAAAAAGAAGCAGACATTGATTTATTATCGGCTGCTTTATTGGTGGCGCGACTGGATAATTCTGAAGTGGAACTCAAGTCATATCTCAATCAGGTGGCAGGCATGGTGGCAGAGGTGCAAAACTCGTTGCCTGAGAATGCGAATCAACAGATCAAGCTCGATGCACTGAACCGTTATCTGTTCCTCGAAACTGGATTTCATGGCAGCCGTACCAATTATTATAACAAATCCAACAGTTATATTAATGAGACAATCGATGATCGTGAAGGACTTCCCATCACTCTGGCAATTCTTTATATGGAAATGGGGCGGCGGTTGGGGATCAATATTGAAGGGGTTGGGCTTCCCGGTCATTTTGTCGTACGTGTCGATTCTCAAGAAGAGAAAACGCAATTAATTGATGTGTTCGAAGGGGGCAAACAACTGAGTGATGAAGCTGCCAAAATCATGATTCTGAATGCAAACCAAGGTCAATTTGAAGCTGAGTTTCTGAAAGCTCAGACCAAAAAAGACATTATTAAACGTATGCTGAGAAATTTGTTAAATCTTGCCCGCGATAGTGAAGATATTCCTTCCATGCTACGCTATGTTGAAACGATGATCGCCATCGATGACGACCTGCTTCAGGAACGCTGGTTGCGTGCCGTTTTGCGATACCAGACGGGACGTATCACGGAAGCGATTGTGGATGCCGATTATCTCTTAGAAAAATCACCCGAAGGGTTTGATTTACGCCGCATACATGAATTCAGAAGCTTTTTAACAACAGTGAAGCAACCTGAATAA
- a CDS encoding sulfatase family protein — translation MWNSLKPFLLLLVISSLFSNVVDAATRPNILFIFTDDQAPWALGRSGHPHAHTPHIDQIFQEGAYLINSFTTTPVCSPSRASLITSRYGSEVGITDWINPRVEPKHGLNPKTMTWMQLLKESGYRTGLIGKWHLGLLDKQHPTKFGYDYFMGFRGGGNVPKDPKLEVNGKETKLKGLLPDILVDDAIRFIGQEQGTPFLLSLHFRAPHARWLPVAAEDWQPFENLDPQIPNPDYPDLNVKRVKTMTREYLASVASVDRNVGRLLEALKTQNLHHNTIIIFSSDHGYNMGHNGIWHKGNGHWVLNTKPKATKNIPAGQRPNMYDHSIKVPTAVLWPGVTQRNQLVKQTVSNLDWFPTILEMAHVAKPDQLTLRGRSIVPLLKNRNVNDWDNGFYAEYSTKHQSKTHMRMFRTPEWKLVRDFLNPTRDELYNLTQDPAETTNLIDSQDSKTVEMKEELHQKILSHMKANNDEVLDQIRQGT, via the coding sequence ATGTGGAACTCCCTGAAACCTTTTCTATTGCTATTGGTCATTTCAAGTTTGTTCAGCAACGTAGTCGATGCAGCCACACGACCGAATATCCTTTTCATTTTCACAGATGATCAGGCTCCCTGGGCTTTGGGACGTTCCGGTCATCCTCACGCACACACCCCACACATCGATCAAATTTTTCAAGAGGGTGCCTATCTGATTAATTCCTTTACGACAACACCGGTCTGTAGCCCTTCACGTGCCAGCTTGATTACAAGTCGGTATGGCAGTGAAGTCGGCATCACCGATTGGATCAACCCTCGTGTCGAACCCAAGCATGGGCTCAATCCAAAAACCATGACCTGGATGCAACTGCTGAAAGAATCAGGTTATCGTACCGGGCTCATTGGAAAATGGCATCTGGGTTTGCTTGACAAACAGCATCCGACAAAATTCGGGTATGACTATTTTATGGGATTTCGTGGAGGAGGCAACGTTCCCAAAGATCCGAAACTTGAGGTGAACGGCAAAGAAACCAAACTCAAAGGATTACTTCCCGATATTCTTGTCGATGATGCCATCCGGTTTATCGGACAGGAGCAGGGGACCCCCTTCCTGCTTTCGCTGCATTTTCGCGCCCCGCATGCACGCTGGCTGCCAGTTGCCGCTGAAGACTGGCAACCCTTCGAAAATCTTGATCCACAAATTCCGAATCCAGACTATCCTGACCTCAACGTAAAACGAGTCAAAACAATGACGCGTGAATATCTGGCAAGCGTCGCCAGTGTGGACCGCAACGTTGGTCGCCTTCTTGAAGCATTAAAAACACAAAATTTGCACCACAACACGATTATCATTTTCTCCAGCGATCATGGTTATAACATGGGACATAATGGGATCTGGCATAAAGGAAATGGTCATTGGGTCCTCAACACGAAACCGAAAGCAACCAAAAATATTCCCGCAGGACAACGCCCTAATATGTACGATCATTCAATCAAAGTACCCACCGCAGTCCTATGGCCTGGAGTCACCCAACGTAACCAGCTAGTCAAACAAACGGTTTCCAACCTGGATTGGTTTCCAACGATCTTAGAAATGGCCCACGTTGCCAAACCAGATCAGCTAACACTCCGTGGCAGGAGTATTGTCCCGTTGTTAAAAAATAGAAATGTGAATGACTGGGATAACGGATTCTATGCAGAGTACAGCACCAAGCACCAGTCAAAGACGCACATGCGTATGTTCCGCACACCGGAATGGAAACTGGTCCGTGACTTCTTGAATCCCACCAGAGATGAACTCTACAACCTGACTCAAGACCCGGCAGAAACCACGAATCTGATTGACTCACAAGATTCGAAAACGGTTGAAATGAAAGAGGAGTTACATCAAAAAATTCTCTCACATATGAAAGCAAACAACGACGAAGTTCTCGATCAAATTAGGCAGGGGACATAG